A window of the Gordonia humi genome harbors these coding sequences:
- a CDS encoding IS1380 family transposase, which yields MQFKHAPAAVSAVFDDPNVVSAVGLVPMLRLARAAGLVSLSQARLTVPTDKGSNAGGKVMALVAGMLAGADSIDDMNLLRHGGMGRLFARTYAPSTLGSFLRAFTFGHVRQLDAIASRVLQSLVSTAPLLHAHGDEQVMVDLDDTIIEVHGYQKQGASFGYSGVRGLNALLATASTTSSAPVILAQRLRQGKIGSPKGAARIVGDALATLRRSNPGSGARPLLRADSAFYGHATIGTAISAGADVSVTVRMDPAVKAAIATIPDDAWEMIEYTDAIRDETTGQLISKAEVAEIPFTAFRSRKKAEQIAGRLVVRRIPDLNPNKVEQPTLFDTWRHHAFFTTTDKNVTDTVAADKTHRGHAIIEQVHADLKNGPLAHLPSGVFTANSAWLVLAVITFNLTRTAGVIADRAGRLARATTATIRRTLIHIPARLARSARRVTLHLPEAWPWQTAFARLFAVTHAPPPATAS from the coding sequence GGCTCGTTTCGCTGTCGCAGGCCCGGTTGACGGTGCCGACGGACAAGGGCTCCAACGCCGGCGGCAAGGTGATGGCGTTGGTGGCGGGGATGCTCGCCGGGGCGGACTCGATCGACGACATGAACCTGCTCCGCCACGGCGGAATGGGCCGGTTGTTCGCGAGGACCTACGCGCCGTCGACGCTGGGATCGTTCCTGCGCGCGTTCACCTTCGGACATGTCCGCCAACTCGACGCCATCGCCTCCCGGGTGCTTCAGAGCCTCGTTTCGACGGCGCCGCTGCTGCACGCGCACGGCGATGAGCAGGTGATGGTGGATCTGGACGACACCATCATCGAAGTCCACGGGTATCAAAAGCAGGGCGCCTCGTTCGGGTACTCCGGCGTCCGCGGCCTGAACGCACTCCTCGCCACGGCATCGACGACCTCGTCGGCGCCGGTGATCCTCGCCCAGCGGTTGCGGCAGGGCAAGATCGGGTCCCCGAAAGGCGCCGCGCGGATCGTCGGCGACGCCCTCGCCACCCTCCGCCGCTCGAACCCCGGCAGCGGTGCCAGGCCGTTGCTGCGCGCGGACTCCGCGTTCTACGGCCACGCCACCATCGGCACCGCGATCAGCGCTGGCGCGGACGTGTCGGTCACGGTGCGGATGGATCCGGCGGTGAAAGCCGCGATCGCTACCATCCCCGATGACGCATGGGAGATGATCGAGTACACCGACGCGATCCGTGACGAGACCACCGGGCAACTGATCTCGAAGGCCGAGGTCGCCGAGATCCCGTTCACTGCGTTCCGCTCGAGGAAGAAGGCGGAGCAAATCGCGGGGCGGCTCGTGGTGCGCCGGATCCCTGACCTGAACCCGAACAAGGTGGAGCAGCCGACACTGTTCGACACCTGGCGGCACCACGCGTTCTTCACCACCACCGACAAGAACGTCACGGACACCGTTGCCGCGGACAAGACCCACCGCGGCCACGCGATCATCGAGCAAGTCCACGCCGACCTGAAGAACGGGCCACTCGCGCACCTGCCCTCCGGGGTGTTCACCGCGAACAGCGCCTGGCTCGTCCTCGCCGTGATCACGTTCAACCTCACCCGCACGGCCGGGGTCATCGCCGACCGCGCCGGACGACTCGCGAGAGCCACGACCGCGACCATCCGCCGCACCCTCATCCACATTCCCGCACGCCTGGCACGCTCCGCGCGCCGGGTCACGTTGCACCTGCCCGAGGCCTGGCCCTGGCAGACCGCCTTCGCACGACTGTTCGCCGTCACGCACGCACCACCACCGGCAACGGCCAGCTGA